ctgtcaaataaataaataaaatcttaaaaaaaaaagtgaaaaaaggaacATATAGATGAGACAGAGTGCAGGACCAGtagaagaaaagttaaagaaattccCTTTGGGAGAGAAAAGATGGTGAATCTATGACATAAGACCATGATGATATGGATGGAAAAAGAACTTAGAGAATAAGAaacaaatcttacaaaaaaaaaaatggtggcagaaacagaaaattggaTGGAAATGTTGGCATATAAAATAGAGGAAATTTCACTGAAAGTAGAATAACATGCCAAAGAGATGGAAACAGGAAAAGGGTAAACATTTATTAGAGAATGTTTAGAAGTCAAGCATTTAACAAAAGTTctagagagaacagagaaaattgaagagaagaattACCAAAGGTAATAGGATAAGGAAATTTCCCAGTTAAAGGGCAGATGGCAGACAGAAAGGGCCCACCGAGTGCCtaatattataatgaaaaaaagcTAAATCAAGGCAAATCCAAGATATTCCAGAAGATTTGGgttaaaaagttcagaaaattccagagagaaaacacaaaggaatCAATGCCTTTGGTCTTCTCAGCATCAACTCTGGAAACTAGAAGACAATATAGtgacaccttttttctttttttaaaagagagacagagtgtgggatgggggaggacagaggaagagaatcttgtgcagaccccctgctgagagagtgttccccctcccccacccctcacaggGGACTTCATGTcatggaccccgagatcatgacgtgagccgaaatcaagagttggatgcccaaccaactgagccatcaggcacTCCGTGACTCCCTTAAAATTATGAAGggagtgatttctttcttttttttaaaagattttatttatttatccgacagagatcacaagtaggcagagcggcaggcagagagagagaggaggaagcaggctccctgctgagcagagagcctgatgcggagcttgatcccaggaccctgagatcatgacctgagccgaaggcagtggcttaacccactgagccacccaggcgccccaaggaagtGATTTCTAACCTAGAGTTCCACACCCCACAAACTGTTGAGTGTGAAGatagattaaaaacattttccaacaCACAGTGTCTTCAGGAATGTGTAATCCTACCTCCAGAATAAACTGAAATTATACTCCACTGAAAtaatggaggagaaaaggaaagaggacaaTATGGGATTCAGGAAACAAGAGGTTTGCATAGGAATGATTTTCAGGATGTTAGGGAAACAATCCTAAGATGACCATAGAGCCATGAGCTGTTAAAGTCAGCCCAGATCACAGCAGGGGATAGAGGGCTCCAAGAGAGATATCTCcgagaaaatgagaaatagaactTAGAGATTACCTGACATGACTAATTGTACTGAGAGGAGGAAAATTTGGGTTTCAATTTATGACTGGTATATGGAATAtgatgaaatgattttaaaaacggCAAGTTTTAActgtggaggaaaaagaaataattgcgTAACAAGACAAAAGTTGTAAAAATGCAGTCATAGTACACTGCATGGCTCAGCTGTGAACAATATTTGCATAGTTATAacaacttttttggggggggagtgggaaggCTAGGTAGGGCATTGTCTTTTGTAATAATCCTTGCAGAACTAAAGTATTTACCTTCTAAGACTATATGcatgtattattttgattttagacGGTGAATTGCATATGTTCTAGAAATACTGGCATGGAAGGCACAATGACTATTCCTCAATACCCTATTAATTATTTCAATACATACAAACGGGCTATTTCACATTATGGCTAATCCACTGCCTGGAAAACATTAAGTAAGACTTAACATTTAGAGTGAATTTCATTCAGACATATTACAATGAATCCTTTTATTTGTTAGCATCAtcatatttactattattaagGGCAAGTGCATCACCAATATTAGTTATTTTAGGGCTAGCTCAGTTCTCAACTGGGGAAGATTCTCCCCTTTAGGGAACATTCGGCATAGTCACAATTGGGGGACAGGGGCAGCCACTGGTATCCAGTGGCTACAAGCCaaagatgctgctaaacatcctacaatggaCAGGACAAACCCCCAGGAATTACCAAGTCCTCAATGTCTGTAGCGCCATGGTTGAGAAACCATGCTCTCAGTCTTTGAGGATTATTTCATCAGATACTAAACATAAAGATTGATGATATGCAAACATTTTGCAATTTAGGCCTGACTCAGCTAAATAGCTTGGTGCAGGGCTGGAAGCAGTCTGACTGTGAAATACATCTTTGGAAATGAGAATGGTAAGGTAAAGACAAAAGGTATAAtaaatgataacaataataatacacaGTGCTTTGTACCTCAATAATCTCTTTCATCCATGGTTCCTAGGGCATTTATAGACTAATAATAACTACTCTGGTTCTCATATACTACCTTTTATCCAAGGATCTCAGGCACCTTCACAACACTCTCACAATGTAGGAagtatcattatccccattttatatgtAAGTAAACAGAGGCACaaaagttaagcaacttgcccaaagccacaggaGTCAGTAGTAGTCAATTCCTGAGTCAGAGCCTATTAATACTAAGAGAACTAGTCCAAAAGTGTGTGATAAATTCATGTGGCGTAAGTGTTATTCTAGTTTATTCTCTgtcataattttcaaattaatagtGTATTCAGTACTTTATCTTTTtcgcctgccttctctctcccacactcCTCCCCCACTTCTTAGAGACCAAAAATTGTTTGATATCCTGTTAACAAGAGGACATTTATCCTTGAACCAAGCATAGTGTTGATTCTTATAATAGCTTAAAAATACATGCTGTTGTTACTGATTTTATAGTAAAGAAAGCTGAGTTTCAGAGAATTTAAACAACACCTCCAAGATCTCTCAGCTACTTATGAATTTGTGTTCAGGCACACTGAATCCTCTTTCCACTGTATCCTGCAGGCCCCTCCAGGTGAAAATCCTTTGGTAAGTTAAAAAGCATTAATGTGAATCTGTCTAATGCCCAACCCTCCTACCACCCCCttaaaactcagaaaacaaaacactgtattGAATCTGTAATTGAGGAATTTCAGGTGGCACGCCCCGGATGGTACCAGTTAGGCTCAGCCTTTGAAACCAATTCCCAAGGAAGGCCTTTAATTTTCTAAGGATTTTTCCAGAGTTCTCTCCCTGCTACCCACATGTTCACCCCAACAGCCAGACCAAAGAGAGAACTGTGTGACTTTccctctgagaaataaatagcaTGTGAATCACTTTCTCCCAATCTCATTCTTGTGGCAGGCACACACTGACTGCCCACCCACCAGGTGCCACCTGGGCAAAACAGGAATACTAAGAAGGAAGAAAGTTTTATGTTAGGTAAGAGTGTGACTCAGGGCtcgcctactttttttttttctcaaagtggTGACCTGGCAGTTGTAGGCTGTGACAATGATGTGCCCTGGCTCCACTTGTAATATAGTGAGATCTGTCTCTTGAGGTGTATGATGGTGGCAGTCCACCCAGCCCCGATCCAGAAATGTTAGATGACTTGCCTCTGAGGATAAGATATACCCTATGACATGTTCAAGATAGAAAAATAGAGTCAATTACCGCCCCAGGTCACATTAGATCAGCTTCAACGCAGTTTTGGTATCTTGGTAtcttaaattctctctctgtAAAGAAGAGGTGTAGAGAAGGGTTAAAAGGACAATTCCAAAGAGGATTCGGATGCCAGTGCAATACACTGTAAAAAcgagtttttccttttctcttgcaaGCCTAAAATAGTAAACCCTTGATAGTTCACTGATAATTTAAGCCCCTCCTTCTTTCAGCCCACCCTTTCACCCAGAAACCACAGGTTTTGCTCAGAGAGAAGGGTCTGGGTTTGTTtcggttttgttgttgttggtggttgttgttgtttccgactcttctgcctgccactctagcACATCTGAAGAGGGGGCAGCGACCAGGAAAAGTGACGCGCGACTGTTTTCCCATCCCAGCCAGTCAGGGCTGAATCATCCCAACTTCATTGCCTTTTCCCCCTCGGCCAGCCCCATTCTTGATTTTCCCTCGAAGAATATAACTTGTACTTAAAAGGAAGAGTGGTGGGAGACGGAGAGGCGGAGAACAGGAGCGGGGTGCAGGGCGTGGAGGGCTGTCCCGCTCCGAGTCAGCGCTGCCGCGGGGCCCGCCGCTGCAGGGCCGCGAGCCCAGGAATGTGCGGTGGGAcaggcgggcgcggggcgggctgCAGCGGCGGGCTGGACCAGGCGGCGCGCACCTGAGCGCCGGGGGCGGGGCGTCGGCGGGCACGACCCCCCGCACTGCGCGCCGCGCCCCTCGCGCGCCGTCTCGGCCCTTTCCGCCCGCGCTTCGGCGCCGCTCGGTTCCCCTCCCGCCCCTcgcaccctccctctctccctccctccggcCCGGCGGAGCCGTGAGATCTGGCCGCGAGTTTGCAGCCGCTCCTTCCGCGCCGCCGGGCGGGCTCACCTGGACGCCTCCTCCCAGACCCCACGCCTCGCCCCCCACCAGAACTCTTCTCAGGTAAGGGGCTGCTTGGGCCGCCCGAGCTCGACCCTCGAGGCGGCCGGACAGCTGCTGTGTGTACGCGTCCCGCCTCCTCAGCGAGCCGCCTAGGGGCTTCGCGCCTCGCCCAGGAACGAAGGTGTTGGTGGTGGGGACCTTGGCCCACGGTGGCCGGAGCGAGGGGCAGGAGGTCCGACGGGCCGACAGGTGGAGGGGTCTGGCCCTGGTCCCCCGACCGCCGCGGGCGCAGACCCCGGTGGGGATGGGGCGGGCGggccgggggggtggggacaggcccttttctcctcccctcgAGGGGCGGTGATCGTCCAGGCCCGCTGTGTAGGTGCGTCGGAGAAACTTTGCAGGGTGGGGACTGGGCAGCCACTTGCCGGCGGGGACTGGGCAGAGCGCtccgcggggggcggggggctccgaGGCGGGCCGGCGGGCAGACCCTCCGGCCGGGCGAGGGACCTGAACGCTTCTCTTCCCCGCCCTCTTTTGTGTTTCCCCTCAGACTCACCGGCCACCGGGGGAGCCTCGGCCGCCCCCGCGCCCGGGGGTCGTTCCCTCGCATCCTCCCGGCCTCGggaaggcggcggcggcggcggcggcggccggagcCGGGCTGGGCGGCCTGAGGTGAGAGCCCGGCCGGCCCCGCTGGGAATATGGCGACCGGTGGCTACCGGACCAGCAGCGGCAGCACCAcagacttcctggaggagtgGAAGGCGAAGCGCGAGAAGATGCGCGCCAAGCAGAACCCCCCGGGCCCGGCCGCTCCGGGCGGAGGCGGCAGCGACGCGACCGGGAAGCCCCCGGCGGGGGCTCCGGGCACCTCGGCCGCAGCCGCAGCCAACGAGCTCAACAACAACCTCCCGGGCGGCGCGGCCGCACCTGCCGCCCCCGGCTCTGGGGGCGTGAACTGCGCGGTGGGCCCCGCGGCGCTGCCCCGGTCCACCCCCGGCTCCCGGCGGCCCGAGGACGAGCCGCCCCCCACGGCCACCGCCGCGGTCTCCGCCTCGGGGGCACCGCCGGCCCGCGGCGACAAGGAGGAGCGGGACGGCGCCGCGGAGAAAGGCAAGAGCTCGGGCCCCAGTGCCAGGAAAGGCAAGGGGCAGATCGAGAAGAGAAAGCTGCGGGAGAAGCGTCGCTCCACCGGCGTGGTCAACATCCCCGCGGCCGAGGTGagcgggcgggggcggcgggcggagCTCCCCCGGCCCCCGGGCCGCCGAGTTTCCCCGCTCTAGCCCGTCCCGCATTACTTAGCCTTTCACCGGGTTAGGCAGGCAGGGGGTGATGGAGTTTTACTCGGTGCTTCCTGGGAAGTTCCCCAAACCCCAAGTGGGACACGTGCTTTTCGGGCTTCCTGGCTGAAAATTCAGGATCCTTCTCTGTAGCGGTGGAAAGACAAAACTCCAAAACTTGCCCACCTAGGGTTGTTTGTTTTCGCctaatcagttaaaaaaattgattaatgGCGATGACGACATACTAAGTTTGGTTTCCCACGTGTCTATCTGAAGTTATCAGattgtttatctcttttctcttgaCAGTGTTTAGTAGCACCTGTAAAAAAACGTGTTCTTAGCACTATCTAGCACAACTTTTTCAGTGTATCCAGATGAGAATATCCAACTAAAGATATTACTATTTTATCTATAAACCAGCTTTGGGGAAgagccctcctctgcccctcaccccccacccctcaccccgcAGTTAATTCTGAGTGATAGTTAGGACAATAGGAAAGTTGTAGTAATCCATAATTCTTTTTGCTAAGATGATCTTTCCTTGTATTTAAGTATTTGGCTCTGTATATTGCGGGAAAGAGTTGTggtaggggttttgtttttgttttgtatttttgagcTGTCTCAACATTCCTGCAGGCAGCAGCATCTTCCTATTAGAGTGAGTGGTGAAACATTTTTACTTAATGTGTAACCGCACCTATCTctgccctcaaaaaaaaaaaaaaaaaaaaaatcctaaacaattTTGGCTACTTTAATAGAAGCGCACTGGTTTTGGGAAGTGATTACACAACTTTGTTTCACCCAAAGTAGTTGCATCTTTTTCTCATTGGCTCttcaggtttttttatttttaaattttttacatttttttactcGTGGTTTTCTAATTTATTCAACTTTGATGACCAGTAAATAATAAGAGTATACTAACTTTAATTGTGATTTAAGTAAAAGCATTCGCAGTAAGTTAGGGTGTGTGTCAAACATACCCAGCTTTTTAAGTGTTAATATGTTTTCCATACCTGGAAAATTACGGTTTGTCTTTGaaggatatatttttatatgcatgttTCAGACAGATTTTTATCAGCCAGCAGAACTGTCCTCTGTGGTTTGCTACTTGCACAAAAGATCTGTTATTCATTAAATTGCTTTAAAAGGAATTTCATGAGAGTGGTAATCaaatttctaggtttttttttttttttttttttttagttaaaaatatgaagattaaGGGGAAACTAAAGACAAGGCTTTGGAAAAGCTACATtcctcaactttatttttaaaagtagctgATGGTCCAAATAAAAGAATTAGTCATTTCAATCTTTTCCTCATTGTTCAACTGACAGGGGTCTTATTTTGGGAAATATCTTGGCAGATGTTAAACTTCATTTTTGTCTGGCTGCTTGTGCTAGAATTGTTACTTCTCAagtaccttttttgtttttgtttttaacaagggTAATGTTTACTGGGGGAAATAAGTGTGGTGTATCTTATGAGATCCTAAGAAACATCCTTTGTTAATACTGCTGCTTTGGGTTAGAGAACATAGTGCTGAGAATGTAGATGATTCCCCACTACAATTGAGTCTAATACTCTGGAATGTTTTTCGTTTGGGTGTTGGCAACTCCTAAATTTaatcttccttaaaaacaaacagctcAGGGTACCATTTTTTGTCTGTGGAATTTGAACCTTTTTTATTGAATAGGGAATTGAAGACTGCTTTCTTTTTGTGGTAACTATGGTTCTGTCTGTTGCTGGTGTAGGATGCAACAAAACATGGTAATGTTTTACTGCAATATCTAATTAGCAGGCATACTTCTTAAGggccttttcattttcatttaaaacaactTAAGTCATACAGATTATTTTAATAGTGGTAAATACATGACACAAAACTTTAAAGGTGGGCCATCTTTATATCTTTAGGTTGTTGTAGGTGGTGGTTTTTTTAGAATTGTGCACTATTCATTCCTCGTAGTAGTTTCAACATTGAGAATGTCAGTTGCTGTGGAGTTTCTTGTGTAATACAACTTAGCAATCCTGGTTTAAGaagtcataatatttttaaaaattttcaggtttgcaaatataataaaaacaaaatcaccaaTGTGTCATTTAGGTGTGGACTTGTCGTCTTATATAACGTTGAGAAAGACTTTTATTTTCAGGCAGTATTCTCAGCCAAGTTTATAGTAGAAGAGTAGTATGTAACTTGTATGCAAAAGCCTATTTTAGTGGATGATAAACATTTAGCTCcttcaagaagtatttattaaacatctgtgTGACACATTGTGACTTTCATTAACTTATTTTAGTAATTACAGAGTATTATAAAATTGTTGGAAAGATACCTGACAACAGCTGAAGATACCACAAATAGCTAGAAGATAGTTTCAGTGAGGAAGCAAGTCAAAAAGTTAAAGTATAGATGGGgatgggaaggtgggggggggagataCTGcttgtaataattttaataaaaagtgcaAATATTCAGTTGTTGGACAAACTTTAGTTCTCATTTACTGAggtaaagattattttaaaaatgtttttttctaaatttttactttatttttagggGCAGTAGCCCAAATTGGATAATTTGGATGTGACATACCTCCTGCCGGTCATTTTCGTATATGTTTATTAGATCAGTCAGATGTTTATTACATGTCTGTTTTCAAGGCACTATTGTAAGGctgtagaaaaagaagagtaaggcAGTGTATATTCTTAAGGAGCTGAACTATAATCCAGGAGGAAGGATAAGGCATAATTATATGAAAAAACTTAAGTACTGAGTTAACAATTGAAAAGCCATCTTAACACAGCAAATtgtttattagaaatattttgtgtttaggggtgcctgactgaCTCGGTGGAGCGTGCAACCCTTaatctcacggttgtgagttcaagccctcattgggtgtggagattacttaaaaaaaatctctatatattttgtgTTTAGAGGAAAGTGATGATTGGGCTGTGAGAAGCTACTGAGGATGAGGATCTTGAGCTGAGACTTGTTTTTCTgtagttatatattttaacatatattcacacatacacatatatacctgTTTGTATAGTATTTTAAGTATCAGTGCAGTGGTTCTTAATTGtagcaaattaaaatcatgtgaggatcttaaaaaaatgctCCCCATGGAGAATacttgccctctccctccctgactCCCTTTTGATTTAATGGGTCTGGGATGGATACCAGgcattaatattttgataaactTCACATGTGATTCTGCTGTGAGTCAGGGTTCAGAACTGTTGGGCTGCAGTCTGGGGATAGAGAAATGAATAGGACACAGGCCTTTTCCATAGGGCCTTTCAAGTAATCTAGGGAACTGAGGTAAAGTGCAGCGCTAAGTACAGCCTGTTTCCTGAGCAGGGTATCTAACTTGTGGAGGGGATAGTTGAGGAAGGATTGCTCTACTATACCACTCCAGTTTTCAGAGTGCTTATGAAGATACAATAATTCAATAGGTCACGGTCAACTGGCACTGaagttttgatttaaatataaagttagtATATATCAAAACTTACTATTTTCATAGTGATTGGCTAGAGTgctttgtgttgttttaattcaTGCTCACAGCAATCCCAGGTGGTAGTTATAGTTTCTCTTTTTATCCTCCTTTCCAGAAGACAAAATGGAGGCTTAGAGAATTTAAACGACTCGGGATCACATGGAAGGTGAATAAGTGGTAgagcaatattttaaatgtttgtgtgtgtgtgtgtgtgtaatgtatgTGCATTTTGGGAAAGTGTTTTTAGGAATTAACCTACTCTGGGgccacctggctgactcagttggtagagtgtgtaattcttgatcttggggtcatgatttcaagccctATATTGAGTGAGAAGCCTacgtaaaattaaaaaaataaaaaataaaaaaagaacctattttgcattatttaatttccctatagctttttttttttttctctctaactCTTTATTAGAGGTTCTCCTAAATAATTTAAACAACGGATTGGGGAAAACAGTAAAAGGAACTGAATAGAAATAAAGGTCAAATTTGTAGGCTCAGACATTGCTTCTGACTCTAATTTCTAGTTTGCTTGGCAAGATTTTGAACACCAGGTCACCAGCAAAATCTGTTTTGGCTAGAAGTCAGAAAATGTGTCTTTGTTTTTACTTAAGTGATATGTTGTTTTTCTGTCAAGATGGAACTAAACACCTACACTAGTTTGAAGGAGGATGTGATATATAGAAAGCACTTTTAAGTGAGCACAGTTTTAAGTTATAATTATTTAACGTACTTATTGAACATTATGTAGGACAAGTTTTACTTAGTAAACTATGTAAATCCAGGTAGATTAAGAAATGCCTTTCGGTATGCCCAGTATGTTCCAGACTGTCTACCTTTCTATGTGATGAGTCAGAAGAGGAACTAATAGTGACTCAGGTTGGGGAAAATTGAACTTGTGAATAGGGTAGATATAGCAAAAACATTAAGACTGCTTAATAAGGTATGAAGCCCAACTTCCCTAAATGTTTGAACTCATtgataaagtaaattaaaattttagtattattaggATTTGTAAAGAGTCATCTAAGCTGAGATgcctttttttataaaaataattatgtaattaaaataGATAACATTTATGGTG
This genomic interval from Mustela erminea isolate mMusErm1 chromosome 6, mMusErm1.Pri, whole genome shotgun sequence contains the following:
- the PAWR gene encoding PRKC apoptosis WT1 regulator protein isoform X2; this translates as MATGGYRTSSGSTTDFLEEWKAKREKMRAKQNPPGPAAPGGGGSDATGKPPAGAPGTSAAAAANELNNNLPGGAAAPAAPGSGGVNCAVGPAALPRSTPGSRRPEDEPPPTATAAVSASGAPPARGDKEERDGAAEKGKSSGPSARKGKGQIEKRKLREKRRSTGVVNIPAAECLDEYEDDEAGQKERKREDAITQQNTMQNEAVSLLDPGSSYLLQDPSRTVSGRYKSTTASEEDVSSRYPRTDRSGFSRYNRDANASGNLVSSSMLEKKIEDLEKEVVRERQENLRLVRLMQDKEEMIGKLKEEIDLLNRDLDDIEDENEQLKQENKTLLKVVGQLTR
- the PAWR gene encoding PRKC apoptosis WT1 regulator protein isoform X1, producing the protein MATGGYRTSSGSTTDFLEEWKAKREKMRAKQNPPGPAAPGGGGSDATGKPPAGAPGTSAAAAANELNNNLPGGAAAPAAPGSGGVNCAVGPAALPRSTPGSRRPEDEPPPTATAAVSASGAPPARGDKEERDGAAEKGKSSGPSARKGKGQIEKRKLREKRRSTGVVNIPAAEKTKWRLREFKRLGITWKCLDEYEDDEAGQKERKREDAITQQNTMQNEAVSLLDPGSSYLLQDPSRTVSGRYKSTTASEEDVSSRYPRTDRSGFSRYNRDANASGNLVSSSMLEKKIEDLEKEVVRERQENLRLVRLMQDKEEMIGKLKEEIDLLNRDLDDIEDENEQLKQENKTLLKVVGQLTR